From Monomorium pharaonis isolate MP-MQ-018 chromosome 9, ASM1337386v2, whole genome shotgun sequence, the proteins below share one genomic window:
- the LOC114254672 gene encoding uncharacterized protein LOC114254672, with product MIISLIMFSSLSKFQELVKNGKGKKLFHATDFQSLMYPCFTFCRILGIFPYNVNASGFRTSKPCYFLSIIIKCVSCFCALIIIINISEWYNIPNERKIIEVICTNILGNFIMVFTFVSCGPRIRLLQMILKISSQLPSEMYRKQSMLIHFKDIFGFIFLLVYTLICYCCLPMYFLLKVYLLYICLLMFQMDMLYINCVCVLKACFKRINDDLANLFINNKSSLIKWVNHEQKNSLLLIKLKTLKKQHLMISDIVKKLNIIFSPQLLATITFIFIHITFEIYFNIVQWQNGLSIGWTNRKYRDYVVPYIVYFLIKLALITWTCETGKNQSIKISTTVHDVLNITTNKKIKNEVLKNFTSIYLFFHIPYIDTIFKSN from the coding sequence ATGATCATTTCGCTGATCATGTTCAGTTCACTATCGAAATTCCAAGAACTAGTTAAGAACGGGAAAGGAAAGAAGCTATTCCATGCCACGGATTTTCAATCCTTGATGTATCCTTGTTTCACCTTCTGCCGAATTCTCGGGATATTCCCGTACAATGTCAACGCTTCGGGCTTCAGAACTTCTAAGCCATGCTACTTTCTTTCGATTATAATTAAGTGTGTTTCTTGCTTTTGTGCgctgataataataataaacatttctgAATGGTATAATATCCCAAACGAACGCAAAATTATTGAAGTAATCTGCACCAACATACTCGGCAATTTCATAATGGTCTTTACGTTCGTTTCATGTGGTCCAAGAATACGTTTGCTTCAGATGATACTAAAGATCTCTTCACAACTTCCTTCGGAAATGTATCGGAAGCAGTCTATGCTAATCCATTTTAAGGACATTTTCGGATTCATCTTTTTACTCGTTTATACACTGATCTGTTATTGTTGTCTGccaatgtattttttactcaaggtgtatttattatatatctgtCTGCTAATGTTTCAGATGGATATGCTATACATAAATTGTGTTTGTGTATTAAAGGCTTGTTTCAAAAGAATTAATGACGATTTAGCAAACTTATTCATAAACAATAAATCGTCTTTAATTAAATGGGTCAATCATGAGCAAAAAAACTCTCTTTTGCTAATAAAACTCAAGACTCTGAAGAAGCAACATTTAATGATAAGCGATatagtgaaaaaattaaatataattttcagcCCGCAGCTTCTCGCAACCATAACCTTCATTTTCATCcacattacttttgaaatatatttcaatatagtGCAGTGGCAAAACGGATTATCTATCGGTTGGACTAACCGGAAATATAGAGATTATGTGGTAccttatattgtatattttcttataaaactCGCATTGATAACATGGACCTGTGAAACCGGCAAAAATCAATCCATTAAAATTAGCACTACAGTTCATGATGTGCTTAATATCACtaccaataaaaaaataaaaaatgaggtattaaaaaattttacttctatttatttattctttcatattCCATATATTGatactatttttaaatctaactga